A single window of Theropithecus gelada isolate Dixy chromosome 9, Tgel_1.0, whole genome shotgun sequence DNA harbors:
- the CSTF2T gene encoding cleavage stimulation factor subunit 2 tau variant isoform X4, translating to MSSLAVRDPAMDRSLRSVFVGNIPYEATEEQLKDIFSEVGSVVSFRLVYDRETGKPKGYGFCEYQDQETALSAMRNLNGREFSGRALRVDNAASEKNKEELKSLGPAAPIIDSPYGDPIDPEDAPESITRAVASLPPEQMFELMKQMKLCVQNSHQEARNMLLQNPQLAYALLQAQVVMRIMDPEIALKILHRKIHVTPLIPGKSQSVSVSGPGPGPGPGPGPGLCPGPNVLLNQQNPPAPQPQHLARRPVKDIPPLMQTPIQGGIPAPGPIPAAVSGPGPGSLTPGGAMQPQLGMPGVGPVPLERGQVQMSDPRAPIPRGPMTPGGLPPRGLLGDAPNDPRGGTLLSVTGEVEPRGYLGPPHQGPPMHHASGHDTRGPSSHEMRGGPLGDPRLLIGEPRGPMIDQRGLPMDGRGSRDSRAMETRAMETEVLETRVMERRGMETCAMETRGMEARGMDARGLEMRGPVPSTRGPMTGGIQGPGPINIGAGGPPQGPRQVPGISGVGNPGAGMQGGRHTRSGFTRRRHTGGKQARWKPA from the exons ATGTCGAGTTTGGCGGTGAGAGACCCGGCAATGGATCGATCACTGCGTTCCGTGTTCGTGGGGAACATTCCGTATGAGGCAACTGAGGAGCAGTTAAAGGACATTTTCTCGGAGGTTGGTTCTGTTGTCAGTTTCCGGCTGGTATACGATAGAGAGACGGGAAAACCCAAGGGCTATGGCTTCTGCGAATACCAAGACCAGGAAACCGCGCTTAGTGCCATGCGGAACCTCAATGGGCGGGAGTTCAGTGGCAGAGCGCTTCGGGTGGACAATGCTGCCAGTGAAAAGAATAAGGAGGAGTTAAAGAGCCTCGGGCCTGCAGCGCCCATTATTGACTCACCCTATGGGGATCCCATCGATCCAGAAGATGCCCCTGAATCGATTACCAGAGCAGTAGCCAGTCTCCCCCCGGAGCAGATGTTTGAGCTGATGAAGCAGATGAAGCTCTGTGTCCAAAacagccaccaggaagctcgaaaCATGTTACTTCAAAATCCACAACTGGCTTATGCGCTGTTGCAGGCGCAAGTAGTGATGAGAATCATGGATCCAGAGATTGCTCTGAAAATTCTTCATCGGAAGATACATGTCACACCACTGATCCCAGGCAAATCTCagtctgtgtctgtctctggccctggccctggccctggccctggccctggccctggcctctgcccaggaCCTAATGTTCTGCTGAACCAGCAGAATCCACCAGCTCCTCAGCCTCAGCATTTGGCTAGAAGACCTGTGAAGGACATTCCTCCTCTGATGCAGACTCCTATCCAGGGTGGAATTCCAGCTCCAGGGCCAATACCAGCTGCAGTTTCCGGACCTGGTCCTGGTTCCTTAACTCCTGGAGGAGCAATGCAGCCCCAACTTGGAATGCCAGGGGTTGGCCCAGTGCCTTTAGAGCGGGGACAAGTGCAGATGTCAGATCCTAGAGCTCCTATACCTCGTGGACCCATGACTCCTGGTGGTCTACCTCCTCGAGGACTGTTAGGAGATGCTCCAAATGACCCACGTGGAGGGACTTTGCTTTCAGTCACTGGAGAAGTGGAGCCCAGAGGTTATCTGGGTCCACCCCATCAGGGTCCCCCCATGCATCATGCCTCTGGTCATGACACTCGTGGCCCTTCCTCACATGAGATGAGGGGAGGGCCATTAGGAGATCCCAGACTGCTAATTGGAGAGCCCAGAGGCCCCATGATAGATCAAAGGGGTCTACCTATGGATGGTAGAGGTAGTAGAGATTCTCGAGCGATGGAGACTCGCGCCATGGAAACTGAGGTCTTAGAGACACGTGTAATGGAGAGGAGAGGAATGGAGACCTGTGCCATGGAAACCAGAGGGATGGAAGCAAGAGGCATGGATGCAAGAGGATTGGAGATGAGGGGCCCTGTCCCCAGTACAAGAGGTCCTATGACTGGTGGAATTCAGGGTCCTGGTCCCATTAATATAGGGGCAGGTGGCCCTCCTCAGGGACCCAGACAGGTCCCAGGCATTTCAGGGGTGGGGAATCCTGGAGCTGGTATGCAGG GGGGCAGGCATACAAGGAGTGGGTTTACAAGGAGGAGGCATACAGGGGGCAAGCAAGCAAGGTGGAAGCCAGCCTAG
- the CSTF2T gene encoding cleavage stimulation factor subunit 2 tau variant isoform X2: MSSLAVRDPAMDRSLRSVFVGNIPYEATEEQLKDIFSEVGSVVSFRLVYDRETGKPKGYGFCEYQDQETALSAMRNLNGREFSGRALRVDNAASEKNKEELKSLGPAAPIIDSPYGDPIDPEDAPESITRAVASLPPEQMFELMKQMKLCVQNSHQEARNMLLQNPQLAYALLQAQVVMRIMDPEIALKILHRKIHVTPLIPGPNVLLNQQNPPAPQPQHLARRPVKDIPPLMQTPIQGGIPAPGPIPAAVSGPGPGSLTPGGAMQPQLGMPGVGPVPLERGQVQMSDPRAPIPRGPMTPGGLPPRGLLGDAPNDPRGGTLLSVTGEVEPRGYLGPPHQGPPMHHASGHDTRGPSSHEMRGGPLGDPRLLIGEPRGPMIDQRGLPMDGRGSRDSRAMETRAMETEVLETRVMERRGMETCAMETRGMEARGMDARGLEMRGPVPSTRGPMTGGIQGPGPINIGAGGPPQGPRQVPGISGVGNPGAGMQGTGIQGAGMQGAGMQGAGIQGGGMQGAGIQGVGLQGGGIQGASKQGGSQPSSFSPGQSQVTPQDQEKAALIMQVLQLTADQIAMLPPEQRQSILILKEQIQKSTGAS; encoded by the exons ATGTCGAGTTTGGCGGTGAGAGACCCGGCAATGGATCGATCACTGCGTTCCGTGTTCGTGGGGAACATTCCGTATGAGGCAACTGAGGAGCAGTTAAAGGACATTTTCTCGGAGGTTGGTTCTGTTGTCAGTTTCCGGCTGGTATACGATAGAGAGACGGGAAAACCCAAGGGCTATGGCTTCTGCGAATACCAAGACCAGGAAACCGCGCTTAGTGCCATGCGGAACCTCAATGGGCGGGAGTTCAGTGGCAGAGCGCTTCGGGTGGACAATGCTGCCAGTGAAAAGAATAAGGAGGAGTTAAAGAGCCTCGGGCCTGCAGCGCCCATTATTGACTCACCCTATGGGGATCCCATCGATCCAGAAGATGCCCCTGAATCGATTACCAGAGCAGTAGCCAGTCTCCCCCCGGAGCAGATGTTTGAGCTGATGAAGCAGATGAAGCTCTGTGTCCAAAacagccaccaggaagctcgaaaCATGTTACTTCAAAATCCACAACTGGCTTATGCGCTGTTGCAGGCGCAAGTAGTGATGAGAATCATGGATCCAGAGATTGCTCTGAAAATTCTTCATCGGAAGATACATGTCACACCACTGATCCCAG gaCCTAATGTTCTGCTGAACCAGCAGAATCCACCAGCTCCTCAGCCTCAGCATTTGGCTAGAAGACCTGTGAAGGACATTCCTCCTCTGATGCAGACTCCTATCCAGGGTGGAATTCCAGCTCCAGGGCCAATACCAGCTGCAGTTTCCGGACCTGGTCCTGGTTCCTTAACTCCTGGAGGAGCAATGCAGCCCCAACTTGGAATGCCAGGGGTTGGCCCAGTGCCTTTAGAGCGGGGACAAGTGCAGATGTCAGATCCTAGAGCTCCTATACCTCGTGGACCCATGACTCCTGGTGGTCTACCTCCTCGAGGACTGTTAGGAGATGCTCCAAATGACCCACGTGGAGGGACTTTGCTTTCAGTCACTGGAGAAGTGGAGCCCAGAGGTTATCTGGGTCCACCCCATCAGGGTCCCCCCATGCATCATGCCTCTGGTCATGACACTCGTGGCCCTTCCTCACATGAGATGAGGGGAGGGCCATTAGGAGATCCCAGACTGCTAATTGGAGAGCCCAGAGGCCCCATGATAGATCAAAGGGGTCTACCTATGGATGGTAGAGGTAGTAGAGATTCTCGAGCGATGGAGACTCGCGCCATGGAAACTGAGGTCTTAGAGACACGTGTAATGGAGAGGAGAGGAATGGAGACCTGTGCCATGGAAACCAGAGGGATGGAAGCAAGAGGCATGGATGCAAGAGGATTGGAGATGAGGGGCCCTGTCCCCAGTACAAGAGGTCCTATGACTGGTGGAATTCAGGGTCCTGGTCCCATTAATATAGGGGCAGGTGGCCCTCCTCAGGGACCCAGACAGGTCCCAGGCATTTCAGGGGTGGGGAATCCTGGAGCTGGTATGCAGGGTACAGGCATACAAGGAGCAGGCATGCAGGGAGCAGGCATGCAGGGGGCAGGCATACAAGGAGGAGGGATGCAGGGGGCAGGCATACAAGGAGTGGGTTTACAAGGAGGAGGCATACAGGGGGCAAGCAAGCAAGGTGGAAGCCAGCCTAGCAGTTTTAGTCCTGGGCAGAGCCAAGTCACTCCACAGGATCAGGAAAAGGCGGCTTTGATCATGCAGGTTCTTCAACTAACTGCAGATCAGATTGCCATGCTGCCCCCTGAGCAAAGGCAGAGTATCCTGATTTTAAAGGAACAAATCCAGAAATCCACTGGAGCTTCTTGA
- the CSTF2T gene encoding cleavage stimulation factor subunit 2 tau variant isoform X3: MSSLAVRDPAMDRSLRSVFVGNIPYEATEEQLKDIFSEVGSVVSFRLVYDRETGKPKGYGFCEYQDQETALSAMRNLNGREFSGRALRVDNAASEKNKEELKSLGPAAPIIDSPYGDPIDPEDAPESITRAVASLPPEQMFELMKQMKLCVQNSHQEARNMLLQNPQLAYALLQAQVVMRIMDPEIALKILHRKIHVTPLIPGKSQSVSVSGPGPGPNVLLNQQNPPAPQPQHLARRPVKDIPPLMQTPIQGGIPAPGPIPAAVSGPGPGSLTPGGAMQPQLGMPGVGPVPLERGQVQMSDPRAPIPRGPMTPGGLPPRGLLGDAPNDPRGGTLLSVTGEVEPRGYLGPPHQGPPMHHASGHDTRGPSSHEMRGGPLGDPRLLIGEPRGPMIDQRGLPMDGRGSRDSRAMETRAMETEVLETRVMERRGMETCAMETRGMEARGMDARGLEMRGPVPSTRGPMTGGIQGPGPINIGAGGPPQGPRQVPVGLQGGGIQGASKQGGSQPSSFSPGQSQVTPQDQEKAALIMQVLQLTADQIAMLPPEQRQSILILKEQIQKSTGAS, translated from the exons ATGTCGAGTTTGGCGGTGAGAGACCCGGCAATGGATCGATCACTGCGTTCCGTGTTCGTGGGGAACATTCCGTATGAGGCAACTGAGGAGCAGTTAAAGGACATTTTCTCGGAGGTTGGTTCTGTTGTCAGTTTCCGGCTGGTATACGATAGAGAGACGGGAAAACCCAAGGGCTATGGCTTCTGCGAATACCAAGACCAGGAAACCGCGCTTAGTGCCATGCGGAACCTCAATGGGCGGGAGTTCAGTGGCAGAGCGCTTCGGGTGGACAATGCTGCCAGTGAAAAGAATAAGGAGGAGTTAAAGAGCCTCGGGCCTGCAGCGCCCATTATTGACTCACCCTATGGGGATCCCATCGATCCAGAAGATGCCCCTGAATCGATTACCAGAGCAGTAGCCAGTCTCCCCCCGGAGCAGATGTTTGAGCTGATGAAGCAGATGAAGCTCTGTGTCCAAAacagccaccaggaagctcgaaaCATGTTACTTCAAAATCCACAACTGGCTTATGCGCTGTTGCAGGCGCAAGTAGTGATGAGAATCATGGATCCAGAGATTGCTCTGAAAATTCTTCATCGGAAGATACATGTCACACCACTGATCCCAGGCAAATCTCagtctgtgtctgtctctggccctggccctg gaCCTAATGTTCTGCTGAACCAGCAGAATCCACCAGCTCCTCAGCCTCAGCATTTGGCTAGAAGACCTGTGAAGGACATTCCTCCTCTGATGCAGACTCCTATCCAGGGTGGAATTCCAGCTCCAGGGCCAATACCAGCTGCAGTTTCCGGACCTGGTCCTGGTTCCTTAACTCCTGGAGGAGCAATGCAGCCCCAACTTGGAATGCCAGGGGTTGGCCCAGTGCCTTTAGAGCGGGGACAAGTGCAGATGTCAGATCCTAGAGCTCCTATACCTCGTGGACCCATGACTCCTGGTGGTCTACCTCCTCGAGGACTGTTAGGAGATGCTCCAAATGACCCACGTGGAGGGACTTTGCTTTCAGTCACTGGAGAAGTGGAGCCCAGAGGTTATCTGGGTCCACCCCATCAGGGTCCCCCCATGCATCATGCCTCTGGTCATGACACTCGTGGCCCTTCCTCACATGAGATGAGGGGAGGGCCATTAGGAGATCCCAGACTGCTAATTGGAGAGCCCAGAGGCCCCATGATAGATCAAAGGGGTCTACCTATGGATGGTAGAGGTAGTAGAGATTCTCGAGCGATGGAGACTCGCGCCATGGAAACTGAGGTCTTAGAGACACGTGTAATGGAGAGGAGAGGAATGGAGACCTGTGCCATGGAAACCAGAGGGATGGAAGCAAGAGGCATGGATGCAAGAGGATTGGAGATGAGGGGCCCTGTCCCCAGTACAAGAGGTCCTATGACTGGTGGAATTCAGGGTCCTGGTCCCATTAATATAGGGGCAGGTGGCCCTCCTCAGGGACCCAGACAGGTCCCAG TGGGTTTACAAGGAGGAGGCATACAGGGGGCAAGCAAGCAAGGTGGAAGCCAGCCTAGCAGTTTTAGTCCTGGGCAGAGCCAAGTCACTCCACAGGATCAGGAAAAGGCGGCTTTGATCATGCAGGTTCTTCAACTAACTGCAGATCAGATTGCCATGCTGCCCCCTGAGCAAAGGCAGAGTATCCTGATTTTAAAGGAACAAATCCAGAAATCCACTGGAGCTTCTTGA
- the CSTF2T gene encoding cleavage stimulation factor subunit 2 tau variant isoform X1 encodes MSSLAVRDPAMDRSLRSVFVGNIPYEATEEQLKDIFSEVGSVVSFRLVYDRETGKPKGYGFCEYQDQETALSAMRNLNGREFSGRALRVDNAASEKNKEELKSLGPAAPIIDSPYGDPIDPEDAPESITRAVASLPPEQMFELMKQMKLCVQNSHQEARNMLLQNPQLAYALLQAQVVMRIMDPEIALKILHRKIHVTPLIPGKSQSVSVSGPGPGPGPGPGPGLCPGPNVLLNQQNPPAPQPQHLARRPVKDIPPLMQTPIQGGIPAPGPIPAAVSGPGPGSLTPGGAMQPQLGMPGVGPVPLERGQVQMSDPRAPIPRGPMTPGGLPPRGLLGDAPNDPRGGTLLSVTGEVEPRGYLGPPHQGPPMHHASGHDTRGPSSHEMRGGPLGDPRLLIGEPRGPMIDQRGLPMDGRGSRDSRAMETRAMETEVLETRVMERRGMETCAMETRGMEARGMDARGLEMRGPVPSTRGPMTGGIQGPGPINIGAGGPPQGPRQVPGISGVGNPGAGMQGTGIQGAGMQGAGMQGAGIQGGGMQGAGIQGVGLQGGGIQGASKQGGSQPSSFSPGQSQVTPQDQEKAALIMQVLQLTADQIAMLPPEQRQSILILKEQIQKSTGAS; translated from the coding sequence ATGTCGAGTTTGGCGGTGAGAGACCCGGCAATGGATCGATCACTGCGTTCCGTGTTCGTGGGGAACATTCCGTATGAGGCAACTGAGGAGCAGTTAAAGGACATTTTCTCGGAGGTTGGTTCTGTTGTCAGTTTCCGGCTGGTATACGATAGAGAGACGGGAAAACCCAAGGGCTATGGCTTCTGCGAATACCAAGACCAGGAAACCGCGCTTAGTGCCATGCGGAACCTCAATGGGCGGGAGTTCAGTGGCAGAGCGCTTCGGGTGGACAATGCTGCCAGTGAAAAGAATAAGGAGGAGTTAAAGAGCCTCGGGCCTGCAGCGCCCATTATTGACTCACCCTATGGGGATCCCATCGATCCAGAAGATGCCCCTGAATCGATTACCAGAGCAGTAGCCAGTCTCCCCCCGGAGCAGATGTTTGAGCTGATGAAGCAGATGAAGCTCTGTGTCCAAAacagccaccaggaagctcgaaaCATGTTACTTCAAAATCCACAACTGGCTTATGCGCTGTTGCAGGCGCAAGTAGTGATGAGAATCATGGATCCAGAGATTGCTCTGAAAATTCTTCATCGGAAGATACATGTCACACCACTGATCCCAGGCAAATCTCagtctgtgtctgtctctggccctggccctggccctggccctggccctggccctggcctctgcccaggaCCTAATGTTCTGCTGAACCAGCAGAATCCACCAGCTCCTCAGCCTCAGCATTTGGCTAGAAGACCTGTGAAGGACATTCCTCCTCTGATGCAGACTCCTATCCAGGGTGGAATTCCAGCTCCAGGGCCAATACCAGCTGCAGTTTCCGGACCTGGTCCTGGTTCCTTAACTCCTGGAGGAGCAATGCAGCCCCAACTTGGAATGCCAGGGGTTGGCCCAGTGCCTTTAGAGCGGGGACAAGTGCAGATGTCAGATCCTAGAGCTCCTATACCTCGTGGACCCATGACTCCTGGTGGTCTACCTCCTCGAGGACTGTTAGGAGATGCTCCAAATGACCCACGTGGAGGGACTTTGCTTTCAGTCACTGGAGAAGTGGAGCCCAGAGGTTATCTGGGTCCACCCCATCAGGGTCCCCCCATGCATCATGCCTCTGGTCATGACACTCGTGGCCCTTCCTCACATGAGATGAGGGGAGGGCCATTAGGAGATCCCAGACTGCTAATTGGAGAGCCCAGAGGCCCCATGATAGATCAAAGGGGTCTACCTATGGATGGTAGAGGTAGTAGAGATTCTCGAGCGATGGAGACTCGCGCCATGGAAACTGAGGTCTTAGAGACACGTGTAATGGAGAGGAGAGGAATGGAGACCTGTGCCATGGAAACCAGAGGGATGGAAGCAAGAGGCATGGATGCAAGAGGATTGGAGATGAGGGGCCCTGTCCCCAGTACAAGAGGTCCTATGACTGGTGGAATTCAGGGTCCTGGTCCCATTAATATAGGGGCAGGTGGCCCTCCTCAGGGACCCAGACAGGTCCCAGGCATTTCAGGGGTGGGGAATCCTGGAGCTGGTATGCAGGGTACAGGCATACAAGGAGCAGGCATGCAGGGAGCAGGCATGCAGGGGGCAGGCATACAAGGAGGAGGGATGCAGGGGGCAGGCATACAAGGAGTGGGTTTACAAGGAGGAGGCATACAGGGGGCAAGCAAGCAAGGTGGAAGCCAGCCTAGCAGTTTTAGTCCTGGGCAGAGCCAAGTCACTCCACAGGATCAGGAAAAGGCGGCTTTGATCATGCAGGTTCTTCAACTAACTGCAGATCAGATTGCCATGCTGCCCCCTGAGCAAAGGCAGAGTATCCTGATTTTAAAGGAACAAATCCAGAAATCCACTGGAGCTTCTTGA
- the CSTF2T gene encoding cleavage stimulation factor subunit 2 tau variant isoform X5 has protein sequence MSSLAVRDPAMDRSLRSVFVGNIPYEATEEQLKDIFSEVGSVVSFRLVYDRETGKPKGYGFCEYQDQETALSAMRNLNGREFSGRALRVDNAASEKNKEELKSLGPAAPIIDSPYGDPIDPEDAPESITRAVASLPPEQMFELMKQMKLCVQNSHQEARNMLLQNPQLAYALLQAQVVMRIMDPEIALKILHRKIHVTPLIPGKSQSVSVSGPGPGPNVLLNQQNPPAPQPQHLGGIPAPGPIPAAVSGPGPGSLTPGGAMQPQLGMPGVGPVPLERGQVQMSDPRAPIPRGPMTPGGLPPRGLLGDAPNDPRGGTLLSVTGEVEPRGYLGPPHQGPPMHHASGHDTRGPSSHEMRGGPLGDPRLLIGEPRGPMIDQRGLPMDGRGSRDSRAMETRAMETEVLETRVMERRGMETCAMETRGMEARGMDARGLEMRGPVPSTRGPMTGGIQGPGPINIGAGGPPQGPRQVPVGLQGGGIQGASKQGGSQPSSFSPGQSQVTPQDQEKAALIMQVLQLTADQIAMLPPEQRQSILILKEQIQKSTGAS, from the exons ATGTCGAGTTTGGCGGTGAGAGACCCGGCAATGGATCGATCACTGCGTTCCGTGTTCGTGGGGAACATTCCGTATGAGGCAACTGAGGAGCAGTTAAAGGACATTTTCTCGGAGGTTGGTTCTGTTGTCAGTTTCCGGCTGGTATACGATAGAGAGACGGGAAAACCCAAGGGCTATGGCTTCTGCGAATACCAAGACCAGGAAACCGCGCTTAGTGCCATGCGGAACCTCAATGGGCGGGAGTTCAGTGGCAGAGCGCTTCGGGTGGACAATGCTGCCAGTGAAAAGAATAAGGAGGAGTTAAAGAGCCTCGGGCCTGCAGCGCCCATTATTGACTCACCCTATGGGGATCCCATCGATCCAGAAGATGCCCCTGAATCGATTACCAGAGCAGTAGCCAGTCTCCCCCCGGAGCAGATGTTTGAGCTGATGAAGCAGATGAAGCTCTGTGTCCAAAacagccaccaggaagctcgaaaCATGTTACTTCAAAATCCACAACTGGCTTATGCGCTGTTGCAGGCGCAAGTAGTGATGAGAATCATGGATCCAGAGATTGCTCTGAAAATTCTTCATCGGAAGATACATGTCACACCACTGATCCCAGGCAAATCTCagtctgtgtctgtctctggccctggccctg gaCCTAATGTTCTGCTGAACCAGCAGAATCCACCAGCTCCTCAGCCTCAGCATTTG GGTGGAATTCCAGCTCCAGGGCCAATACCAGCTGCAGTTTCCGGACCTGGTCCTGGTTCCTTAACTCCTGGAGGAGCAATGCAGCCCCAACTTGGAATGCCAGGGGTTGGCCCAGTGCCTTTAGAGCGGGGACAAGTGCAGATGTCAGATCCTAGAGCTCCTATACCTCGTGGACCCATGACTCCTGGTGGTCTACCTCCTCGAGGACTGTTAGGAGATGCTCCAAATGACCCACGTGGAGGGACTTTGCTTTCAGTCACTGGAGAAGTGGAGCCCAGAGGTTATCTGGGTCCACCCCATCAGGGTCCCCCCATGCATCATGCCTCTGGTCATGACACTCGTGGCCCTTCCTCACATGAGATGAGGGGAGGGCCATTAGGAGATCCCAGACTGCTAATTGGAGAGCCCAGAGGCCCCATGATAGATCAAAGGGGTCTACCTATGGATGGTAGAGGTAGTAGAGATTCTCGAGCGATGGAGACTCGCGCCATGGAAACTGAGGTCTTAGAGACACGTGTAATGGAGAGGAGAGGAATGGAGACCTGTGCCATGGAAACCAGAGGGATGGAAGCAAGAGGCATGGATGCAAGAGGATTGGAGATGAGGGGCCCTGTCCCCAGTACAAGAGGTCCTATGACTGGTGGAATTCAGGGTCCTGGTCCCATTAATATAGGGGCAGGTGGCCCTCCTCAGGGACCCAGACAGGTCCCAG TGGGTTTACAAGGAGGAGGCATACAGGGGGCAAGCAAGCAAGGTGGAAGCCAGCCTAGCAGTTTTAGTCCTGGGCAGAGCCAAGTCACTCCACAGGATCAGGAAAAGGCGGCTTTGATCATGCAGGTTCTTCAACTAACTGCAGATCAGATTGCCATGCTGCCCCCTGAGCAAAGGCAGAGTATCCTGATTTTAAAGGAACAAATCCAGAAATCCACTGGAGCTTCTTGA